The following proteins come from a genomic window of bacterium:
- the rplK gene encoding 50S ribosomal protein L11: MAKKIKTVVKLQLQAGKANPAPPVGTALGPHGLNLQDFCSKFNTATADKGDNVIPVEITIYEDRTFDLKYKTPPASDLLKKAAKVEKGAKDPLKAKVGKVTREQVRQIAEIKMPDLSADTIEQAMKIIEGTARSMGIEISK, from the coding sequence ATGGCAAAGAAAATAAAAACAGTTGTAAAACTTCAGTTGCAGGCGGGCAAAGCCAACCCTGCGCCACCAGTAGGAACCGCATTAGGGCCTCATGGTTTAAACTTGCAAGATTTTTGTTCCAAGTTTAATACCGCTACTGCCGACAAAGGCGATAATGTTATTCCAGTTGAAATTACTATCTACGAAGATAGAACTTTTGATTTGAAATATAAAACACCGCCGGCTTCCGATTTATTAAAAAAAGCGGCTAAAGTAGAAAAGGGAGCTAAAGATCCTTTAAAGGCCAAAGTAGGCAAAGTTACTCGTGAACAAGTTCGCCAAATTGCCGAAATTAAAATGCCTGATCTTAGCGCTGATACGATAGAACAGGCGATGAAGATTATTGAGGGCACAGCAAGAAGTATGGGAATTGAAATCTCCAAATAA
- the secE gene encoding preprotein translocase subunit SecE: MNKLTSYLKDVRVELTKVNWPTREQTTRYTLLVIGVSLAVAVFLGGLDYVFSFILNKFVL, encoded by the coding sequence ATGAACAAATTAACATCATATTTGAAAGATGTGCGCGTAGAATTGACTAAAGTTAATTGGCCGACCCGCGAACAAACAACCAGATATACCTTGCTGGTTATTGGTGTGTCTTTGGCAGTGGCTGTTTTTTTGGGAGGATTGGATTATGTGTTTTCGTTTATACTTAATAAATTTGTGTTATAA
- the nusG gene encoding transcription termination/antitermination protein NusG → MAKQTSKYGRNWYVLHTHSGYEDTVARNLKQRIESLGMQDRIFNVIVPTEKKIKIRNGKRRVVEEKIYPGYVLVEMNVTDDSWYVARNTPRVTGFVGSGTTPIPVSDEEIREIQRRMGIDEPKYKIDVAIGDAVKITDGPFKDFDGKVSAVDDEKGKIKVLVSMFGRETPVELDFLQIKKI, encoded by the coding sequence ATGGCAAAGCAGACATCAAAATATGGCCGAAATTGGTATGTGCTTCATACTCATTCTGGGTACGAAGATACTGTGGCGCGCAATCTAAAACAAAGAATTGAGTCTTTAGGTATGCAAGACAGGATTTTTAACGTAATTGTGCCTACCGAGAAAAAAATTAAAATAAGAAACGGCAAGCGCCGAGTAGTGGAAGAAAAAATTTATCCAGGATATGTTTTAGTAGAAATGAATGTAACGGATGATTCTTGGTATGTGGCGAGAAACACTCCTAGGGTAACTGGTTTCGTGGGCTCTGGTACCACGCCTATTCCAGTTTCCGATGAAGAAATTCGCGAAATCCAACGGCGTATGGGCATAGATGAACCTAAGTATAAAATTGACGTTGCAATAGGAGATGCGGTAAAAATAACGGACGGTCCCTTCAAAGATTTTGACGGCAAGGTTTCTGCTGTAGACGATGAAAAAGGCAAGATCAAGGTACTGGTTTCAATGTTTGGTCGCGAAACCCCTGTGGAACTTGACTTCTTACAAATAAAGAAGATATAG
- a CDS encoding serine protease: MKNKLNPQTTFDVVNERIDMAHFILAVLTSYFLGCGKEKILNYQSDEKVTAEKLVVSNVAKGSRDRLNQQETAIYELAKKRVVSLVCYRGSLTGFASGFFISSKGHILTTAHAVYDNMLNMDSDCECDVRQGSPATVIGRAKAIFVPKAYKELLGVGNARDAIRYDMAVLEMIPQSFSGEEVSFYSIDPDYRSSIGHEVMMFGYPSEYKSIDRRFNSLNMFHGLSKIENLDYTYVVVNETQIAQGGSSGGVVFDVVDNKFAGLIFGVSHGSDPMRRMLYSLIPWAINSVIFNETQQSLDEFVRDRATTVENKPKSASEEGEILSNNFWVDYSWNLFQIREGVSYGPSLFTIYFMKDGTVTSEPEVTVIRENNPDMVFLVNGSSRITKTVENSRWIHERFALDDWEGSVYLQAGDHTFLFRLDGNKAMPE; encoded by the coding sequence TTGAAAAATAAATTAAACCCTCAAACCACGTTTGACGTGGTTAATGAAAGGATTGATATGGCGCACTTTATTTTGGCGGTTCTGACGTCTTATTTCTTGGGATGTGGTAAGGAAAAGATTCTGAACTATCAAAGTGATGAAAAAGTTACAGCGGAAAAGTTGGTGGTTTCAAATGTTGCCAAAGGCAGTCGGGACAGACTGAATCAGCAAGAGACTGCCATATATGAATTGGCTAAGAAAAGGGTCGTGAGCTTGGTGTGCTATCGCGGTAGTCTTACAGGCTTTGCTTCAGGGTTTTTTATTAGTTCGAAGGGCCATATTTTGACGACAGCACATGCTGTCTACGACAACATGCTTAACATGGACTCTGATTGTGAGTGCGACGTGAGACAAGGGTCACCGGCGACAGTGATAGGTCGGGCCAAAGCTATTTTTGTCCCAAAAGCGTACAAAGAATTGCTTGGAGTGGGTAATGCTAGAGATGCAATACGTTATGATATGGCGGTTTTGGAAATGATCCCGCAGAGTTTTTCGGGAGAAGAAGTGTCTTTCTATAGTATTGATCCAGATTATAGATCATCCATAGGGCATGAAGTAATGATGTTTGGTTATCCATCAGAATACAAAAGTATAGATAGGAGATTTAATTCCCTGAATATGTTTCATGGCCTATCAAAGATAGAGAATCTAGATTATACATATGTTGTCGTGAACGAAACACAAATAGCTCAAGGGGGTTCTTCGGGGGGGGTGGTATTTGATGTGGTAGACAACAAGTTTGCCGGTCTTATCTTCGGAGTTAGCCATGGTAGTGATCCAATGAGAAGGATGCTCTATTCGCTGATTCCCTGGGCCATAAATTCAGTGATCTTTAACGAGACACAACAATCTCTGGATGAGTTTGTAAGAGATAGGGCAACAACTGTAGAGAATAAACCAAAGTCTGCATCTGAAGAGGGAGAGATATTATCAAACAATTTCTGGGTCGACTATTCCTGGAATTTGTTTCAGATCAGAGAGGGTGTCTCTTATGGACCATCATTATTTACCATCTACTTCATGAAAGACGGTACCGTTACAAGTGAACCTGAAGTAACGGTTATTCGTGAGAATAATCCAGACATGGTTTTTCTGGTAAACGGCAGTAGCAGGATTACCAAAACGGTTGAAAATAGCAGATGGATTCATGAACGATTTGCACTTGATGATTGGGAGGGGTCTGTGTATCTTCAGGCGGGAGATCACACCTTTCTTTTCCGTCTCGACGGAAATAAAGCAATGCCAGAATAA
- a CDS encoding four helix bundle protein — protein sequence MSKNYENLDVWKRSIKLASLIYTISKKFPRAELYGLSSQIRRAVVSVSSNIAEGSARGSKKDFIRFVSMALGSLSEVESQIHIAYELRYLSENDFKKVKDELKEIGNLLGGFKRYLHSTL from the coding sequence ATGTCCAAAAATTATGAAAATTTGGATGTATGGAAAAGAAGTATTAAATTAGCTAGCTTAATATACACTATAAGCAAAAAGTTTCCGCGAGCAGAGCTTTACGGATTATCTTCCCAGATTAGAAGAGCGGTTGTATCAGTTTCTTCTAATATTGCTGAAGGGTCAGCTCGAGGATCAAAAAAAGATTTTATTCGCTTTGTATCAATGGCTTTAGGTTCTTTGAGCGAAGTTGAAAGTCAGATTCATATAGCTTATGAATTACGTTATTTATCGGAGAACGATTTTAAAAAGGTTAAAGATGAATTAAAGGAAATTGGTAATTTGCTAGGAGGTTTTAAAAGATATCTACATTCTACTCTCTAA
- a CDS encoding dCMP deaminase family protein produces the protein MDSRPGWDQYFLNIAKQVAERSTCLRAKIGAVIVCDKRILATGYNGAPSGIPHCLEVGCFVHETRDPEGLVEQNCLRTIHAEINAIVQAARHGISIEGASIYLTHSPCVNCLKVIINAGIKIVHYGKVYKPYSPFGESLINLSGIKMETIQQEC, from the coding sequence ATGGACTCAAGGCCGGGTTGGGATCAGTATTTCCTCAATATTGCCAAGCAGGTTGCTGAACGTTCTACTTGTCTTAGAGCTAAGATTGGGGCAGTAATTGTATGTGATAAAAGAATTTTGGCTACTGGTTATAACGGAGCTCCGTCAGGGATACCTCACTGCCTTGAGGTCGGTTGTTTCGTGCATGAGACTAGGGATCCAGAGGGCCTTGTAGAGCAAAATTGCTTGCGCACAATTCATGCGGAGATAAACGCTATTGTTCAAGCCGCAAGGCATGGCATCAGTATTGAAGGTGCTTCCATATACTTAACCCACTCGCCTTGTGTGAATTGTTTGAAGGTGATCATAAACGCCGGTATAAAAATAGTGCATTACGGAAAAGTCTACAAACCGTATTCTCCTTTTGGAGAAAGTCTGATTAATCTTTCTGGGATAAAGATGGAAACCATCCAGCAAGAATGTTGA
- the gyrB gene encoding DNA topoisomerase (ATP-hydrolyzing) subunit B — MANNNNYTAKDIYVLEGLEPVRKRPGMYIGSTGVDGLHHLIWEIVDNSMDEAMAGHAKNISVVIESENRVKIDDDGRGIPVEVHKQTGKSALETVMTTLHAGGKFGGESYKISGGLHGVGASVVNALSAYFKVEVCRESELWVQEYKRGVPLAKVKKVGKCRQNGTTVTFEPDPEIFKEIKFDYQRILDHLRQQTYLTKGVKITITDARLKPAQSHSFYFEGGIVAYVQYLNRNKVKKQETIYACDKMVDGINVEVAFQYTEDFQGIEQSFANNIHTPEGGMHLTGFRTALTRNLNDYARKNSFLKDADDNLTGEDVREGLTTVISVKIKEPQFEGQTKAKLGNPEARTSVESAVAETLAEFLEKNPTEARTILEKTIIAKKAREAAKAARETVIRKGLLDGLALPGKLADCSNRDPSESEIFIVEGDSAGGSAKQARSRIFQAILPLRGKILNVEKSRLDKMLLNKEVKALVIALGAAIADEFDIEKVRYHKIILMTDADVDGAHIRTLLLTLFYRYFPKIIEQGYLYIAQPPLFRIQKGKDVRYVYSDAEKESTVAQMLSSKSSVLAGKQKLKLKIKMLGEEAGEESLEVENAEVGVGGETEKISGVNIQRYKGLGEMNPEQLWETTMDPAVRVLKQVRVADAENADKIFDILMGSEVGPRKRFIQTHAKTVKNLDV, encoded by the coding sequence ATGGCAAATAATAACAACTATACCGCCAAAGACATCTATGTTTTAGAGGGTCTGGAGCCTGTTCGTAAAAGGCCTGGTATGTACATCGGCTCTACCGGTGTAGATGGTTTGCATCACTTAATTTGGGAGATTGTAGATAACTCCATGGATGAAGCTATGGCGGGGCATGCTAAAAATATTAGCGTTGTTATTGAATCCGAAAATAGAGTAAAAATAGATGACGATGGTCGAGGTATTCCAGTGGAGGTTCATAAACAAACAGGAAAATCTGCGCTGGAGACTGTTATGACTACTCTGCACGCTGGTGGAAAATTCGGCGGGGAATCTTACAAAATTTCTGGTGGTTTACACGGCGTAGGTGCTTCGGTGGTTAATGCTTTATCGGCCTATTTTAAAGTCGAAGTTTGCCGCGAAAGCGAACTTTGGGTGCAAGAATATAAACGGGGTGTGCCACTAGCTAAAGTTAAAAAAGTAGGCAAGTGCCGTCAAAACGGAACTACGGTTACTTTTGAACCCGATCCCGAAATTTTTAAAGAAATTAAATTTGATTATCAAAGAATTCTAGATCACTTACGCCAACAAACCTATTTAACTAAGGGTGTAAAAATTACAATTACCGATGCTAGGCTAAAGCCGGCTCAAAGCCATAGTTTTTATTTTGAGGGCGGGATTGTGGCTTATGTGCAATATTTAAACCGCAATAAAGTTAAAAAACAAGAAACAATTTATGCTTGCGATAAAATGGTAGATGGCATAAACGTTGAAGTGGCTTTTCAATATACCGAGGATTTTCAGGGCATAGAACAATCTTTTGCTAATAATATTCATACGCCAGAAGGCGGTATGCATTTAACCGGTTTTAGAACGGCGCTAACTAGAAACCTTAACGATTATGCTAGAAAAAATTCTTTCTTAAAGGATGCTGACGACAATTTAACCGGCGAAGACGTGCGCGAGGGTTTAACAACTGTAATTTCGGTAAAGATTAAAGAGCCTCAATTTGAAGGCCAAACTAAGGCCAAGCTGGGTAACCCTGAAGCCAGAACCTCGGTGGAATCGGCGGTGGCCGAAACCTTAGCGGAATTTTTGGAAAAAAATCCAACAGAGGCTAGAACAATTTTAGAAAAAACAATCATAGCCAAAAAGGCCCGCGAAGCCGCTAAAGCTGCCCGTGAAACCGTAATTAGAAAAGGCTTGTTAGATGGGTTGGCTTTGCCGGGAAAATTGGCGGATTGTTCTAACCGCGATCCTAGTGAATCCGAAATATTTATTGTGGAAGGCGATTCGGCCGGCGGTTCGGCTAAACAGGCTCGTAGCAGAATTTTTCAGGCTATTTTACCCTTGCGCGGAAAAATTTTAAACGTAGAAAAATCTCGTTTAGATAAAATGCTTTTAAATAAAGAAGTCAAAGCTTTGGTTATTGCTTTGGGCGCGGCTATTGCCGATGAATTTGATATAGAAAAAGTTAGGTATCATAAAATAATTTTAATGACCGATGCCGATGTAGACGGCGCGCACATTAGAACTTTGCTTTTAACTTTATTTTATCGTTATTTTCCCAAGATTATAGAACAAGGTTATTTGTATATTGCGCAACCGCCGCTTTTTAGAATTCAAAAAGGCAAAGATGTTAGATATGTTTATTCCGATGCCGAGAAAGAATCAACTGTAGCTCAAATGTTGAGTAGCAAAAGTTCTGTTTTGGCTGGCAAACAAAAATTAAAATTAAAAATAAAAATGCTGGGCGAAGAAGCTGGTGAAGAATCTTTAGAAGTAGAAAACGCAGAAGTCGGTGTTGGAGGTGAGACAGAAAAAATTTCCGGCGTTAATATACAGCGCTATAAAGGTTTAGGCGAGATGAACCCAGAACAATTATGGGAAACAACAATGGATCCGGCGGTAAGAGTATTAAAACAAGTAAGAGTAGCCGATGCTGAAAATGCCGATAAAATTTTTGATATTTTAATGGGTAGCGAAGTTGGTCCTAGAAAGCGATTCATCCAGACACATGCGAAAACAGTAAAGAATTTAGATGTGTAA